A portion of the Krasilnikovia cinnamomea genome contains these proteins:
- a CDS encoding wax ester/triacylglycerol synthase domain-containing protein gives MARRGRWMVTDGRPLTEEDVVDCLSPLDASFLDAEDEDPHACLAIASIAVLDGPAPSQADFTDLIRGRLPLVPRYRQRVRRVPFNLGRPGWVNDPDFDLDFHLRRTALAEPGGDAALERLVGRVMSQRLDRDRPLWEDWLIEGLPEGRWALLSKVHHCLIDGV, from the coding sequence GTGGCGCGGCGCGGCCGGTGGATGGTGACGGATGGACGGCCATTGACGGAGGAGGATGTCGTGGACTGCCTCAGTCCGCTGGATGCGTCCTTCCTCGACGCCGAGGACGAGGACCCGCACGCCTGCCTCGCCATCGCTTCGATCGCCGTCCTCGACGGTCCGGCGCCGAGCCAGGCAGACTTCACCGATCTCATCCGCGGCCGCCTGCCGCTGGTACCAAGGTACCGGCAGCGGGTCCGCCGAGTACCGTTCAATCTCGGCCGACCGGGGTGGGTGAACGATCCCGATTTCGACCTGGACTTCCACCTGCGCCGCACGGCGCTGGCCGAGCCCGGCGGGGACGCCGCGCTCGAACGGCTTGTTGGCCGGGTGATGAGCCAGCGTCTCGACCGCGACCGCCCGCTGTGGGAGGACTGGCTCATCGAGGGGCTGCCTGAGGGACGCTGGGCCCTGCTGTCCAAGGTGCATCACTGTCTGATCGACGGGGTGTAG
- a CDS encoding WS/DGAT domain-containing protein: MPQSAITTVATNVPGLDRQLYLLGRPIREILPYVPIAERLRIGVAVFILRSGGVRRHDRLRVGAGGRRVRRLRHRLNEIRPRRGSSH, encoded by the coding sequence GTGCCGCAGTCCGCGATCACGACCGTCGCCACCAACGTGCCGGGGCTCGATCGGCAGTTGTACCTTCTCGGGCGCCCGATCCGCGAGATTCTGCCGTACGTGCCGATCGCCGAGCGGCTGCGCATCGGCGTCGCCGTCTTCATACTGCGGTCAGGCGGCGTTCGGCGTCACGACCGACTTCGCGTCGGTGCCGGAGGCCGACGAGTTCGCCGGCTTCGTCATCGACTCAACGAGATACGACCCAGGCGCGGATCGTCGCATTGA